One Terriglobales bacterium genomic window, GACGGGGTTCAGATCGCCCGATCGCCCGATGATCCTCACTCCCACTCGATCGTCCCCGGCGGCTTCGAGGTCACGTCGTACACCACCCGGTTGATGCCCTTGACCTCGTTCACGATGCGGCTGGAGATGCGCTTCAGCACCTCCCAGGGAAGCTCGGCCGCGTCGGCGGTCATGGCGTCCTCGCTGTGCACGGCGCGCACCGCGCAGGTGTAGGCGTAGGTGCGGGCGTCGCCCATCACTCCCACCGACATCACCGGCAGCAGCACCGCGAACGACTGCCACAGCTTCTGGTAGAGCCCCGCCGCCTTGATCTCCGAGACCACGATGTCGTCGGCCTCCTGCAGGAGCGCGATGCGCTCGGGCGTGACTTCGCCCAGGATGCGCACCGCCAAGCCCGGCCCGGGGAAGGGCTGGCGCTGCAGGATCTCCTCCGGCATGCCCAGGTCGCGGCCGATGCGCCGCACCTCGTCCTTGAACAATTCCTTGAGCGGCTCGATGAGCTTGAGCTTCATCTTTTCCGGCAACCCGCCTACGTTGTGGTGGGTCTTGATCACCTGCGAGGGCCCGCGCACCGAGCGCGACTCGATCACGTCGGGATAGAGCGTACCCTGCACCAGCCACTCCACCTTGCCCACCTTCTGCTCGATCCGGTGCGCCTCTTCCTCGAAGACGGCGATGAACTCGTTGCCGATGATTTTGCGCTTCTTCTCCGGGTCGGTGACCCCCGCCAGCCTCCCCAGGAAGCGCGTACTCGCATCCACCGCGTCCAGGTTGAGCCCCAGCTTGCCGCGCAGGTTGTCCTGCACCTTCTGGAACTCGTTCTTGCGCAGGACGCCGTTGTTGACGAAGACGCAGGTCAGGCGCTCGCCCAGGGCGCGCGCCACCAGCGTAGCTGCCACCGCCGAGTCCACTCCGCCGGAGAGCGCGCACAGCGCCCGCCCCTGGCCCACCTGCTGCTGGACCTGGGCGATGGTCGAGTCGATGAAGTGCTGTGGCGTCCACTCCGGGCGTGCCCCGCAGATGTCGAGCACGAAGTTTCGGAGGATGTCGGCGCCGCGCTGGGTGTGGTGCACCTCAGGATGGAACTGCACCGCGTACATCTTCTTCGCGGGGTTCTCGATGGCGGCGATGGCGCTGGCCGTCTTCGCGGTCTGGTGGAAGCCGGGAGGCAACTCGCGCACGTTGTCGCCGTGCGACATCCA contains:
- the guaA gene encoding glutamine-hydrolyzing GMP synthase: MEHQSIVVLDFGAQYSQLIARRIREQKVFSVVLPCTSSLDEIRSYAPAGIVLSGGPSSVYDQDAPTTDQRVFALGVPVLGICYGQQLMAHLLGGKVEAASKREYGHAEVEFQDGSRLFRDLPRSLSVWMSHGDNVRELPPGFHQTAKTASAIAAIENPAKKMYAVQFHPEVHHTQRGADILRNFVLDICGARPEWTPQHFIDSTIAQVQQQVGQGRALCALSGGVDSAVAATLVARALGERLTCVFVNNGVLRKNEFQKVQDNLRGKLGLNLDAVDASTRFLGRLAGVTDPEKKRKIIGNEFIAVFEEEAHRIEQKVGKVEWLVQGTLYPDVIESRSVRGPSQVIKTHHNVGGLPEKMKLKLIEPLKELFKDEVRRIGRDLGMPEEILQRQPFPGPGLAVRILGEVTPERIALLQEADDIVVSEIKAAGLYQKLWQSFAVLLPVMSVGVMGDARTYAYTCAVRAVHSEDAMTADAAELPWEVLKRISSRIVNEVKGINRVVYDVTSKPPGTIEWE